The nucleotide sequence TAGTTCAACAGCAAATAATCTAAAGAGCCTTGTCCTGTCCAATGGAAATTTGGGAACATTCAATGATCTTGGGAAATTTCCGGCGCTGGAAAACTTAGAAGCTTCAGGAAATATGATCACCACGATCGATTTGAGTGGTAACCCTAATTTAATAGAAGTTGATTTGAGTGATAATAACCTAACCACAATTGACTTAACCAACAACCAGGAATTACAAACCCTCAACTTACAGAATAATGCTCTCACAGGATTGACATTGAAGTCAGCCACTGGTGAGTTGAAAACATCTTTTAGCGCCACTGCTCTAGAAGCACTTAAAGAACTGTATGTGGACAACAATCCGATTAGCGAATTAGACATAACTGCAAATACTAATCTAGAGGTTGTTTCTGCTCCTAATACAATGCTCACAGCTCTAGATGTTTCAAGCAACGGTAAGCTCAAAGATCTTCTGGTTTCAAATAATCAGATCACAGAACTCAATCTGGAGAATAACGCGCTATTGGAAACCATAAAAGTTAGCTCTAACAACTTGACTGATCTCACCACTTCAAACCTTTCAAACCTCGACGTTTTAGAGGCAGATTCGAATCAAATAGTGAGTCTGGACCTTAGTGCAAATTCCAATTTGAGGAAAATCATTGTAAATGACAATGCACTTACTTCTTTGAATCTGGATAATGGTGCAAATGAACTACTCTTGCCCAATAATCCACAAGAACCAGCTAACGAAGACCTGTGGTATTTCAATGCCAAAAACAACAGCGGTCTAAGTTGTGCCAAAGTGAGCAACGTGGATTATATGAGAAACAATTTTGGGTCCAATATTGACGCGACAACCAGTTTCAATGCAACATGTGGTACGGCAAGCATAGACTCGACAGATCTGATCATCAGCTTTTATCCTAATCCAGTAAACAACCAGCTTTACATCAACTCAAGCGTGGGAATTATTCAGAAGGTCAGAATTTACGACATAGCTGCGAGAGTATTGAAAACCGTACCTAGTAATGATTCTAGTGTGACTCTAAATCTTGGAGATCTTGCCACCGGTAATTACTTCATGGAAATCCATACAGATCAAGGAGTATCTAAGAAGCAATTTGTAAAAAAATAAGACCAGCAGTTTCAGATAATTGATAGTTCGACAAGTCTTTTTACAGTGAATGGGTATGTTAAAGAGTTCGCTTTCGCGAAAGCGAGCTCTTCATAAATATCGTCGCTCGTTAACATATTTTGGCAGTATCCAGATAAAATTGATATTTAGTTGGCTATCGTGCGTTGTAAACCTCAATATCTTTAAAATAAAAAGATATGAGCACAAAAAATTTATCCAACGACGAGGCACAACAGAAATATAAAAAAATGGTAGAAAGCATCGATTTTGCCATGATGCTAACACATTTAGACCAGACACCACTGCACGCGATACCTATGAGTACCAAGCGAGTGGATGACAATGGAACCACATATTTCCTGAGCAATGCAGACAGTGAACACAATGCCAATATTGAAAGCGATTCCAGATGTCAATTGCTGTATTCTGAAAAGCACTCCATGGAATTTTTAAGTGTCTATGGAAAGGCCGTGATAACACGTGACAAGGCTTTGATTCATGATTTATATTCTTCAAGTGATGACAATTGGTTTGATGGTAACGATGATCCTAATATTACGGTGATTACGTTCCACCCAGAAGAAGGTCACTATTGGGATTCAAAATCCAATGCTTTGGTGAGCTTATTCAAAATGGGCTATGGCGCCATCACTGGTGAAAAAATGGATGTAGGTGAATCTGGTAGTCTTGATAATATCTAGTAGATCAAGTGATCTAGAAGATTAAGTTTTTTCAATTACTAAACAGGAGTGACAAGTACAGATGGCAGATTACGATAAAGAAGAAGTTTGGGATGAATTTCAAACCAAACAAAATATGACGAGTAAAGAGTTGGAAGACTGGTTGGAAACTGACGAGTCTAAAAACGCTGGAAAGGAAATGGACAATGGTGAGACCATAGGTCATTCTAGTGGTCGTAGTATTTTGAAAATCAAGAGTAAAAACAAATCTGACCTGACTAGGGCGAACTGGGATAAGATCAATGAAACTGTAGGTTACTATCATCAGAACTTGCATGAATCCCAAAAGCCAAGCAGTGATGTGGAAACCAGCCCATGGTACTATGCCCTTAAAAATTGGGGACATGACGCTTTAAAATAATTGAAACAAAGAATTAGAAAAGCCCGATCGAATTGATCGGGCTTTTTTTATCCAATGCTTTTCTAAGGCTATGATGCCTTATCAAGCTGTCATTAGATTCCTAAGGCTTGACCGCCGCCTACTTGAATGGTTTCTGCAGTGAGGAATGCTGCATCTTTACTGGCTAGAAATGATACGACTCCAGCCACATCTTCAGGTTGACCAAGCCTACCTAGCATGATGTTATTGGCCCAGGATGCAAAGACTTCAGGTTTAGTTGATTTTATCTGCGCGTGGAAAGGCGTATCTATGGTTCCTGGAGATACCGCATTGACGCGTATTCCATATTCTGCAAGATCTTTTGCAAGAGCTCTTGTAATCGTGTGAACTCCAGCCTTAGGAGTTCCATAAATACCAGCGCCAGGTCCACCGGCATTCCATCCAGTATTAGAGGTGTAGTTGATAATGGTAGGATCTTCGCCTTTTTAAGAAACGGAATCGCAGCTCTAGAGGCAAAAAAACAGAGTCCAGATTCAAAGCCATCACAGACCGATAGAATTCCGTTGTCATTTCTTCAAATCTTGAACGGCCACCTAGACCACCAGCATTGTTGACCAGCACATCTATCTTACCGTATTTCTCACCTATTTTTTAATGTGGTCCGTTACAAGTTCATCTTTAGTAACGTCAAAGCCTACATACTCTGCTGTAATTCATTCAGCTTTTAATTCAGACACGCGATCTGCTCGAGCTTGATCATCGATACCGTTCAATACTACAGTATAACCATAATTACCTAACCTTTTTGCTATGGCAAATCCTATACCGCCAGTAGCTCCGGTTATGACGGCTATTTTTCTGTTTGATTCTTTAAAGTTCTAATTTTTAGTTTTGGTTATTTTCGTTCTGGTTGCAGTATTTATAAAGCTCTAAAAAGTGTGTTTTCATCATTGCATTTGCCGCAACCGCATCTTGTTCTTTGATGGTCTTATAAATCGCTTCATGCTGGCTTATATCTTTGATCGCCTGGTCTTTGCCGCAAAAGTGGTGTTTCTCAAAGTTTGTAATGATTCCTGGAGTTATGAATAACATCAAGGTTCTCAAGGTCGTGTTCCCACTAGCTCTCGCAATGGCCAGATGGAAAAGCAGGTCTTCCTGTACGGCGCTCTCACCATTGAGTACCTTTTCTTGATAGGCTTCCATCGCTGCTTTGATGTTCTTCAATTCTTCCTGCGATCTATTTTTAGCTGCAAGACAGACCGTTTTAAGCTCCAACAGAATTCTGGTTTCCACCAGCGATTTGAAATCAGGTGTTTCCAGGTCCATGATATCATCTATCATTCCATTCATCGCGGTCACGCCTATGTTTGCTACAAAGGTTCCGCTTTGAGGGACGCTATAGACAAGTCCATAGAATTCCAATTTTTGAATGGCTTCCCTAACAATATTTCTGGGTACCCGAAACTTGTCTGCAAGTACTCTTTCAGACGGCAATTTATCTCCAGGCTCCAGATTTTTATTGTTGATCAATTGCTTGATATCTGCAATGATCAATTTCTGGATGCTGGCCTTCTCATTGATTATGAATTTGTCTACTCTCACAATATTGGTTTTATTACATAAAATCTTCTCGTATTGGCGAGAATACATCGATCAACATACCAGCCTCAAGGCATAAAGCGCCGTGCATGACGTTAGTTGGAATGTAAAAACTGTCGCCAGTTTTCAATTTTTTAGTCTCGCCATCTATGGTCATTTCAAAAGCGCCACTCTCGACATAGGTCACTTGAGAATGATGATGCTGGTGCATCGCACCTACACCGCCTTTTTCAAAGTGCACTTTTACAAGCATGATCTTGTCGTCATAACCCATTATTTTGCGTTTCACGCCTTCACCTACGGTTTCCCATTCTTGATCTGCGTCAAAAAGAAACTCTTTACTTGTTCCGAATGATTTCATCTTCATATGAATTGATTTGACCATACCAATAGGGTCCGGTCCATTTATAATTTTTGTTATTAACTGTCATATCGTGATCGGTGTCCTTTTCATGATCTCTCAATGTCACGATGAGCATTTGCTAGATACCTTTTTTTTTAGTGGTTATTATCAAACCGACATAATCCTCATTGCTGGACACGACCTCTAGGTTGCTTAATCTGCCATAAGCACCACTGCTCAATTTTGATACGGGATCATAACTGCCGTGAGCTTCAATCGCCATGGCAAAAACGGCTTCTTTGGTAGTTGATTTACGCTGTATAACACCAGGCTTGACGGTAGACGGCCTTTTCTCAAATTCTTCCATATTATGCACCACTGGTGAATCTGTAACAGATTCGCAGGATGGAAAACAAAGAATTAGAAATAGAATAAGGCTAGGAGAAAGGTAGGATCTCATAAATTTGTGTCATGACAAACTGGTTAACCAATCTGCAAAACCAAATGTATGCATTAAAAATCATATTATAAAATGACCTTCAATAGATGTAAATTTTAATAAAAAGAACAGTTACAGTCTGCTAACTACTGCAACTCAATTGCGATGATCCTGGTTTTTTTCTTGCCCAATCGGGTCGTTTCACATACCAGTGATCCATTGATGGCTGGTCGTCATAAGGGTTTTTGAGCATCTCATTAACTTTATTCAACATTTTATAATTCCCAGCTTCGGCTTGATCGATGACCATTTGCGCGATGTAGTTGCGCAGCACATACTTAGGATTCGTTTGCTGCATTTGTTTTGTTCTCGCTTTCGCGAAAGCGGACTCTTTTTCAAGGCGTTTTACATATAAATTCAACCAGTCCATCCAACGGTTTTGGATAGGTGCAGGCATATCCTCAATGTCGTAATAGCTTTTGGAAATGGTTTGCCAGGCGCCGTCAGCGTTTGTAGTATGATCTACTGTGATGAGTTCTCTATAGAAAAGGGTCATGTCAGTCTCGTGTGCCACGAGCAGTTCCAATAATTCCTCAAAAAGGCTCTCATCCTGTGGCTCATAGGTTTGCAAACCAAGCTTTGCCTGCATCATTTGCCTACGTTGAATAGGATAAGACACTTTATAGGAATCCAGCACACGCTCCAGCGCTTTTGCATCCTCAATAAGCGGAAATAAGGCATTAGCCAACTGCCATAGATTCCAGAGACCGATTTCTGGCTGTGCGCCATATCGATAGCGTTTATGCTGATTATCTGTAGTGTTGGGCGTCCAGTTGGGATCATAATCATCCAGCCAGCCGTATGGCCCATAATCAATTGTCAATCCCAGAATGGATAGATTGTCCGTATTCATGACGCCATGCACAAAACCAACGCGTTGCCAGTGCATGATGGTGGTCAATGTGGATGTAGCAACTTCCTGAAAAAATGTGATGTATTTATCGGGATCTTTAGCATCAATATGAGGGAAGTGATGACGGATCGTATAATCCACCAGCTGCTGCAGTTCCTTGATCTCACCATTTGCAGCAAAAATCTGAAAATTTCCAAAACGTATAAATGATGGAGCCACACGACAGACTACTGCACCTTTCTCATAGGCGGCATTGCCATCATAAAACATGTCTCTATATACCTGCTCGCCGGTAACGGCAAGAGAAAGGGATCTCGTGGTAGGAATACCCAGATAATGCATGGCCTCGCTACACAAATGCTCACGTATGCTGGATCTAAGGACGGCATAACCATCACCACGCCTGGAATAAGGTGTAGGTCCAGCGCCTTTGAGCTGCAGTTGCCAGATCTTTTGGTCATTTTCTATCTCGCCTATGTTGATGGCTCTACCGTCACCCAATTGTCCAGCCCAATTCCCAAATTGATGACCACCATAATTCATGGCAAAGGACTTGTCATGGTAGTCGCCTTTACCAACCACCAAATTCTTAAATTCTTCGGTTTCCAGATCGCTTTTATTGTAACCTAATTCCTGAGACAATTCTTTGCTCACATGAATCAATTCAGGATTTTTGAATTGCTGGCAATCGACAAGGCTATAGTGCGATTGAGAAACTTTTCTAGGTTCTAAAACCCTAGACGGGTCTGCTGTGAGTTCGTTTGAAAAGGATGATGGCTGTAATGACTTCATAAAAGAACTTCTTTTTCCATTAAAGGTTTAAAGTCTAAAATTTAGCACACTTAAACCTTCACATTTGTTAATTAATTATATATTTGTGCGCCCTAAAATTTGAAATTGCATTGTTGAAATCTGTGCCGTAAGACCATGGTTTCAAGTGATATTATTTCGCACAAATTGCCCTATGAAAACACCACAGTCAGGTCTAAAGATAGCAAACGAACGCCACACTGATTCTGCTAGCATTTACTTCATTGACAATATCGCTATTGTAGAAATCATGCAGCATACGATTCTTGGAAAAACGGTGATGTCGCCCATTTTGGATGCCATTGAAGATCAATACAAAGATCTAAGCAACATTCATTATGTCTCCAATCGTACGGAAGCTTACTCCTTGAAACCCGTTGAGCTCAAAGAATTGAAACCGCGCATTGATCTATTTAAAAGTTACTCTGTAATTCTTTATGGACAGAGCGGTAAAACCAATCTTGATTTTGAACGCATGTTTCTCAATAAGCCTATTATCAAGTATCAAAACCTGGAAGAAGCCATTCTGGCTGCAAGAATAAAGGACGGCATCAAGCCTGAACTATTTCGTGACCAAGAGTAGCACGTGAGTTAGACACCTAACAAACGACCTTCTATCGTTAATATTGATTCAATTGTGGTGGTCAATCTTTAGGTTTTCATTTTCTTAGCCCACATGAATACCGAGACCGTTTCAGAAGAAAAATTCTCCTTTAAGCATTTGCCTAAATTACTTTGGGAAAGTGCCAAACAATGGAATCAAGATGATGTGTGGCAACTTTCTGCCAGTATCGCTTATTATGCCATTCTTTCCTTGCCGGGATTGCTTATCATATTAATCAGTCTGGTAGGTTTGATCTGGGATCAAGATATTGCTACCGGTAGATTGACCAGTAACCTTTCTGCACTTATAGGTTGGGACGCGGCAGAATATATCAACGAGATGCTCAAGGCAACGGAAAAGGATAATGGACTGGTCGCCTCACTTGTTGGTCTAGCGACCTTACTTTTTGGTGCCACAGGTCTTTTTTATCAATTACAAATCTCACTCAACAAGATCTGGAGACTTAAAATCAATCCTAAAACGCCATGGTGGAAGATCCTGACGGACCGTGCGAAAAGTTTTGGTTTCATACTCGTCGTGGGATTCCTCATTTTGATAAGTTTTATACTCTCTGCGATGATAGGTGTGCTGCAGGATGTGATCCAGGACAACTTTGCAGATTACCTCGTGTATGTCGCCTACATACTCAACTTTTTTATTGCGCTGGGTATCATTTCTGTGCTTTTTGGGTTGATGTTTAGATACCTGCCAGATGCCAATGTCAAGTGGAAGATGATCTGGCCTGGAGCCATTATCACAGGTTTGCTTTTTGAGCTGGGTAAATTCATGTTGGAGCTTTATTTTACCAATTCCTCACCAGCAAGTGCATATGGAGCCGCAGGTATTATCGTCCTGCTATTGCTTTGGGTCTCCTATAGTGCGCTTATACTTTTCTTTGGCGCAGAGTTTGTCAAAATCTATGCGCAGCGCTACGATCAAGGCATTTTCCCCAACAGCAAAGCCCTAAAATATCGCGAGGAAGTGGTCGAGATCGAGGTCCATCATCCCAAAAACTCTAAAACGACTTAGATCGATGTAAATCTTGAAATTGTTAGGAGTTCGCTTTCGCGAAAGCGAAAACCTACTCCAGCTTCTCTCTAATTCAAAAGCATAAAAGCAAGAATACCAGCGATATAACCAACTAACGCTAGTAAACTAATGTTCTTGAGATACCACATAAAATCGATCTTAAGAATTCCCATAATCGCCACGCCAGCCGCAGATCCTATAATCAAAATACTGCCACCGGTACCGGCACAATAGGCAAGAAGTTCCCAAAAGGTGTTGTCCACAGGATAGGTCTCCAGAGAATACATTCCCATGGCTGCGGCTACTAATGGGACGTTATCCACAATAGAGGACAGCACGCCTATAGCTGCGTTCACCGCATAGATATTGTTGAAATTCTCATCCAGAACCGTTGCCAGATCTACCAGATGCCCAGCAGACTGTAAACTGCCTACCGCGATCAAAATCCCTAGGAAAAACAGGATGCTAGGCGTATCGATCCTGCGCAAGACACCAGCAATGGTTAGAGAATGTTTGTGTTTTGCTGCTTTGGATTTATGAATAAGCTCCGTTAGAATCCACACAATCCCTAAACCGAATAATATTCCCAAAAACGGTGGTAGTCCCGTTAGACTTTTAAAAACCGGAACAAATAAGAGAACGCCTATTCCAACGAAGAAAACCACTTTCTTTTCATAATTGGTCACTGGCACGACCTCATGAGAGGTTTTGTGAGCAGATTCAATGTTCCCCTTAAATCTAAAGGACATGATCAATAATGGAACCAGCAAACAAACCATACTAGGTATAAAGATTTGGGTTATGATGTTAGAAGCTGTTACTTGACCACCTATCCATAACATGATCGTGGTGACATCACCAATAGGTGACCAGGCGCCACCAGCATTAGCGGCGATGATGAGTATTCCAGCAAACATCCAAAGATCTTTTTTGTCTTTGATCATTTTGCGCAGCAAGGCGGCCATGACAATGGCTGTTGTCAAATTGTCCAACGCTGCCGAAAGGAAAAAAGTTAGTATTCCCAATATCCACAATAGCTTCACCCTGTGCGTGGTTGTGATTCTATCTGTAATAATAGAGAAACCTTCATGAGCATCGATGATCTCTACAATAGTCATCGCACCCATCAGGAAGAAAAGTATTTCACCTATTTCTCCCAGGTGCTCTTTAAGTTGCTCATCAATCCAGCTGGTAGATTCTGAAGCTTCTATTTGAGGGATCAGGGAATCTGCCCCATAAACGAAAAGCACCCAACAAAGGGTGCCTGTAAGCAGTGCAATGGCGGCTTTATCAATTTTAAGGGAATGCTCCATGGCAATTCCCAAATAGCCTAAAACAAAAACGATAATAATTGCGATGTACATCGAAACCTGTTGAATTAAGAATCAAATATGCATCAAATTTAAATACGTGTGATCGCCATTATAAAAATTCTAAGAAATCAAAACTCACGTTTTTGCTCTAGTCTAAACGCGTGGTAAATCGTTGTCATCTTTAAGCGGTAAGCTAGAACTTCCCATCAAATACTTATCTACGTGATGTGCTGCCTGACGGCCTTCAGAAATGGCCCATACGATCAATGATTGACCTCTACGCATATCTCCAGCGGTAAATATTCCAGGAACGTTAGTCGCATAATCTTTGACGGTAGCCTTGATGTTGGTTCTAAAATCCATCTCGAGACCAAATTGATCTGCCAGAGTTTTTTCTGAGCCAGTGAAACCTAAAGCCAATAAAGCAAGATCACAATCCCATAGTTTTTCGGTTCCAGGCAATTCTTTCAATTCAGGTCGTTCACCATCTTTGAAAATCCATTCGACCTCAACGGTTTTTAATCCCGTAAGCTCTCCATCTTTGTTACCTATAAATTCTTTGGTAGAAACACTAAAAACACGTTCTACACCTTCTTTATGAGAAGAAGAGGTGCGCAGGCGCATGGGCCAATAGGGCCAAGGTTGGTTTGCAGGGCGACCTTCAGTAGGCTTGTCTAGAATTTCAAAGTTGGTCACGCTTTTAGCACCATGGCGGTTACTGGTACCTATACAATCAGATCCGGTATCACCACCACCTATAACGATGACATTTTTACCTGTCGCTTGAATGATGCCTTCAAAGTCGCACAAATTGTCCACATATTGGTTATTAGCTTTTAAGAAGTCCATAGCCTGAACCACACCTTTAAGATGGCTACCAGGAATGGGAATATTTCTTCTTACTGTGGCTCCACCACAAAGAACGATGGAGTCGTAATCTGCTTTTAAAGTTTCTACACTAACGTTGTCACCAACATGCGCATTGACTTTAAACTTGATGCCTTCATCCTTCATCACCGCAATACGTCTGTCGATCACGTGCTTCTCCATTTTAAAATCTGGAATACCGTACCTCAATAGACCACCCACTTTAGCATCACGCTCATAAACGGTGACATCGTGTCCAGCACGATTCAATTGCTGTGCGGCAGCAAGTCCTGCAGGACCAGAACCTATGACAGCCACTTTTTTGTCAGTTCTATTTTTTGGTGGATGGGCTTCAATCCAACCTTCCTTAAAGGCTGTTTCAACAATATTTTTCTCAATATTTTCAATACTTACAGGGTCTTCATTGATACCTAATACGCAAGCTTCCTCACAAGGTGCAGGGCAAAGTCGTCCCGTAAATTCTGGAAAATTGTTTGTGGAATGTAATATGCGCGATGCCTCTTTCCATTTACCCTTATATACGGCATCGTTAAAATCTGGAATGAGGTTTCCTAAGGGGCAACCACTATGGCAAAATGGTATCCCACAATCCATACAGCGAGCTCCTTGGCTCTTTAATTTTTCTTCTTCAAGTGGTATTTTAAATTCCTTGTAATTTTTGACACGCTCATCCGGCTGCACCGCTGGCTCATCAATACGTTCGTACTCTAAAAATCCTGTGATCTTTCCCATGTTCTCCTTCTACGTAGTTATTAAATTTTCTTCTTCCAATCTCAGCAAGGCTTGTCGATATTCTTCTGGCAATACTTTAAGGAAATGTGGTAGTTCCTGCTTCCAGTTTTCAAGTAATCGTTGAGCTAGCGGACTGAATGTAGCATTGTAATGCTGTTCTATCAAGTCCCTTAACTTATTGATGTCTTCAGCATCAGTTACTGGATCGATATTTAATCCTTCGGCATTCACTTGACGCTCAAAGGTTTTTTCTTTATCATATA is from Nonlabens sp. YIK11 and encodes:
- a CDS encoding pyridoxamine 5'-phosphate oxidase family protein: MSTKNLSNDEAQQKYKKMVESIDFAMMLTHLDQTPLHAIPMSTKRVDDNGTTYFLSNADSEHNANIESDSRCQLLYSEKHSMEFLSVYGKAVITRDKALIHDLYSSSDDNWFDGNDDPNITVITFHPEEGHYWDSKSNALVSLFKMGYGAITGEKMDVGESGSLDNI
- a CDS encoding DUF3140 domain-containing protein; this encodes MADYDKEEVWDEFQTKQNMTSKELEDWLETDESKNAGKEMDNGETIGHSSGRSILKIKSKNKSDLTRANWDKINETVGYYHQNLHESQKPSSDVETSPWYYALKNWGHDALK
- a CDS encoding FadR/GntR family transcriptional regulator gives rise to the protein MRVDKFIINEKASIQKLIIADIKQLINNKNLEPGDKLPSERVLADKFRVPRNIVREAIQKLEFYGLVYSVPQSGTFVANIGVTAMNGMIDDIMDLETPDFKSLVETRILLELKTVCLAAKNRSQEELKNIKAAMEAYQEKVLNGESAVQEDLLFHLAIARASGNTTLRTLMLFITPGIITNFEKHHFCGKDQAIKDISQHEAIYKTIKEQDAVAANAMMKTHFLELYKYCNQNENNQN
- a CDS encoding cupin domain-containing protein is translated as MKSFGTSKEFLFDADQEWETVGEGVKRKIMGYDDKIMLVKVHFEKGGVGAMHQHHHSQVTYVESGAFEMTIDGETKKLKTGDSFYIPTNVMHGALCLEAGMLIDVFSPIREDFM
- a CDS encoding protein adenylyltransferase SelO — protein: MKSLQPSSFSNELTADPSRVLEPRKVSQSHYSLVDCQQFKNPELIHVSKELSQELGYNKSDLETEEFKNLVVGKGDYHDKSFAMNYGGHQFGNWAGQLGDGRAINIGEIENDQKIWQLQLKGAGPTPYSRRGDGYAVLRSSIREHLCSEAMHYLGIPTTRSLSLAVTGEQVYRDMFYDGNAAYEKGAVVCRVAPSFIRFGNFQIFAANGEIKELQQLVDYTIRHHFPHIDAKDPDKYITFFQEVATSTLTTIMHWQRVGFVHGVMNTDNLSILGLTIDYGPYGWLDDYDPNWTPNTTDNQHKRYRYGAQPEIGLWNLWQLANALFPLIEDAKALERVLDSYKVSYPIQRRQMMQAKLGLQTYEPQDESLFEELLELLVAHETDMTLFYRELITVDHTTNADGAWQTISKSYYDIEDMPAPIQNRWMDWLNLYVKRLEKESAFAKARTKQMQQTNPKYVLRNYIAQMVIDQAEAGNYKMLNKVNEMLKNPYDDQPSMDHWYVKRPDWARKKPGSSQLSCSS
- a CDS encoding YihY/virulence factor BrkB family protein; translation: MNTETVSEEKFSFKHLPKLLWESAKQWNQDDVWQLSASIAYYAILSLPGLLIILISLVGLIWDQDIATGRLTSNLSALIGWDAAEYINEMLKATEKDNGLVASLVGLATLLFGATGLFYQLQISLNKIWRLKINPKTPWWKILTDRAKSFGFILVVGFLILISFILSAMIGVLQDVIQDNFADYLVYVAYILNFFIALGIISVLFGLMFRYLPDANVKWKMIWPGAIITGLLFELGKFMLELYFTNSSPASAYGAAGIIVLLLLWVSYSALILFFGAEFVKIYAQRYDQGIFPNSKALKYREEVVEIEVHHPKNSKTT
- the nhaD gene encoding sodium:proton antiporter NhaD, whose protein sequence is MYIAIIIVFVLGYLGIAMEHSLKIDKAAIALLTGTLCWVLFVYGADSLIPQIEASESTSWIDEQLKEHLGEIGEILFFLMGAMTIVEIIDAHEGFSIITDRITTTHRVKLLWILGILTFFLSAALDNLTTAIVMAALLRKMIKDKKDLWMFAGILIIAANAGGAWSPIGDVTTIMLWIGGQVTASNIITQIFIPSMVCLLVPLLIMSFRFKGNIESAHKTSHEVVPVTNYEKKVVFFVGIGVLLFVPVFKSLTGLPPFLGILFGLGIVWILTELIHKSKAAKHKHSLTIAGVLRRIDTPSILFFLGILIAVGSLQSAGHLVDLATVLDENFNNIYAVNAAIGVLSSIVDNVPLVAAAMGMYSLETYPVDNTFWELLAYCAGTGGSILIIGSAAGVAIMGILKIDFMWYLKNISLLALVGYIAGILAFMLLN
- a CDS encoding glutamate synthase subunit beta translates to MGKITGFLEYERIDEPAVQPDERVKNYKEFKIPLEEEKLKSQGARCMDCGIPFCHSGCPLGNLIPDFNDAVYKGKWKEASRILHSTNNFPEFTGRLCPAPCEEACVLGINEDPVSIENIEKNIVETAFKEGWIEAHPPKNRTDKKVAVIGSGPAGLAAAQQLNRAGHDVTVYERDAKVGGLLRYGIPDFKMEKHVIDRRIAVMKDEGIKFKVNAHVGDNVSVETLKADYDSIVLCGGATVRRNIPIPGSHLKGVVQAMDFLKANNQYVDNLCDFEGIIQATGKNVIVIGGGDTGSDCIGTSNRHGAKSVTNFEILDKPTEGRPANQPWPYWPMRLRTSSSHKEGVERVFSVSTKEFIGNKDGELTGLKTVEVEWIFKDGERPELKELPGTEKLWDCDLALLALGFTGSEKTLADQFGLEMDFRTNIKATVKDYATNVPGIFTAGDMRRGQSLIVWAISEGRQAAHHVDKYLMGSSSLPLKDDNDLPRV